The proteins below come from a single Papaver somniferum cultivar HN1 chromosome 11, ASM357369v1, whole genome shotgun sequence genomic window:
- the LOC113323343 gene encoding calcium-binding protein CML42-like — translation MEVEPSLGGPSSSFRLRSPSLNCLRLRRIFDVFDANGDGMITLEELRQALEQLGLEADQSELESTVLCYVKPGNTGLEFEDFETLHLSLGHTFFGSEDDLSDPAAQEEADLAEAFKVFDEDGDGYISAAELQVVLDKLGLPEAQEMDRVQQMIISVDQNQDGRVDFSEFKNMMQNVTIRSTAA, via the coding sequence ATGGAAGTAGAGCCAAGCCTCGGCGGACCATCATCGTCTTTCCGTCTCCGTAGTCCTAGTCTTAATTGTCTTAGACTACGCAGAATCTTCGATGTTTTTGACGCAAACGGTGACGGCATGATTACTCTGGAAGAGCTACGCCAAGCATTAGAACAACTCGGCCTAGAAGCGGACCAATCTGAGCTTGAATCCACAGTTCTATGTTACGTTAAACCGGGCAATACAGGTCTCGAATTTGAAGATTTTGAAACGTTGCACCTATCTCTAGGACATACATTTTTCGGATCAGAGGATGATTTGAGTGATCCAGCGGCACAGGAGGAAGCAGATTTGGCAGAAGCGTTTAAGGTATTCGATGAAGACGGCGACGGGTATATATCGGCGGCGGAATTACAAGTGGTGTTAGATAAACTAGGTTTACCTGAAGCACAAGAAATGGATAGAGTTCAACAGATGATCATTTCTGTTGATCAAAACCAAGATGGGCGTGTAGATTTCTCTGAGTTTAAGAACATGATGCAAAATGTTACCATTCGATCAACTGCAGCTTAa